The sequence TATGGATTGGTTAGGATGTTCTACTCATAGTCAAAAGATTATACTATATATTTCATTCCTGAAATTCAGCAAGGGGgtgtcattatttaaaaattcagCTCATAAGCAGATCAAAAGTAATAGTCAAGCTGCTGAGAACCataaaaattggaaattttCTCAAGTGTTTCcactatgtttaaaaaaaaaaaaaattgtcaatcaACATGATCTCAAATGGTACAACCTCAAGAATAGGGTGGCAATAGAGGTATGAGTTATCTAAATGGGAAATGCACCCCAAGTGGTATCTATGACAAGAAAGTTACATAAACAATTAAACGACATTCTACAATACAAAGCAATTACATAACCAATTACATTACATTCTACAACATGTGCAATTCCTACCTTTTAGCTACTTCTCTTTCATCTGGCTGTGGATTATAATTAGTATCACAAAAATGACTCCACCAAGAGTAGCATTACCTCACCCTCAGGTAGAGAGAGCCTTGCTTTCTTCAAAAGGAAGCCATCAAGAGACAAAGATATTGTTACACTTTGTCATGCAAAGTTAGCAGCAGTTGGATTGGAGTGCAAAAGGCTTGAATTCCAGGGTCCAAGATATTTTAAGTGAGTCTGGTTCAACCTATTAGTGTGGCCCTTCTggaatttcataaaaataaagggATAATGTAAGTAAACTTAGCCAATCTAACAAGGGGTTGTATACTTATATGTCACTTTCTTTTCCTTActtctttagtttttgtttgtAGGGCGGAGAGGTTGACAATTGGAAAGTTAAATTCTCttaaatcatggttttaaaaagaaaaatgatcaaACAGTGAATCAGGTACCAGTAAGAACAGAATAACAAAGGTTGCAGGATTTAAAACAATGGGACAATTAAGCATGGTGGCCAGGAAGCTATAGAGTAACTTTGACATAAACAAACAATAGTTATAAAGTCCATGATATTGCTATAGATGTGGATCATTACCTTCATTGCATAGTGTACCAAGTACTGTCAATTCCTACTCGAACTTCCAGCAGACACTGATCTAATGCAGCTGTCATCGATTTTGTAAATGAATACTTGAGGAGGCTCTTCTCTGTCACAGTCAAAgttcacaaaaaatattaatcactTGAGGCAAGATCGCAAAGCACAACGTTTTCACTTTTCATGTTGGTTACTCTTGCATGTTACTTCAAATATACTTGTCATTTAAATTATGAAGCAATGCAATATGCACTAAAAGTAGTAAACCAGGATACTCAGGGATAAATAATCTGGATCAGTGACCAAAAAAGAGAGGACCAATTGAGACAGTTTGAGATGTTTAAAAAAACCATATGACAGCAGCAAATAGATGTGTATTACTTCAAGTTGAAGTGTTTAGAAAGGCAGATATAAGATGAAATGAATTAGAAAGGAAAGAACAAATCCATGATATAGATCAGGATGGATCAAGGTGTTTAGTACAAAATGCTGATTAGACACATCAGAATGTGCAGCCTTCAAGTGTATATAATGGAAAATTTAAGCTTCAACGGTTCAACCTCAAGCACCATAGCTGGTCAAATTATGAAGGGAAAGAGACTTTACGGCAGCAGCAATATTTGTACAAACATTGCATCAGATACAGCTACAACACCCCTTCTCTGCATATCCTcttttttccacattttttttttcactcgcTACCCACTTCTTTAACAGTCATAAATCATAATCTATGGCTTGTAAGTGCTTCATGACTGTAAAGAATGCTAAGACATCAATACAAACATTCAAAACCTAGTATAACAAGCAATATGAAAGTTTTGAATGACTAAGAAATGACAAGAAGATAATGATATGCTGGTATATACCAAGGTTTCAGATGTAGTAGaacaaaataaaaggtaaaTGTTAACAGAAGAACAACTGACATTTCTTCAGCTTCTTGGTAAGTGTAGCTTGATGCAACAGCCAAAAGTTGTCCATCATGGTTGTACGATAAGGATGCCACACTATTTGGGAGCCTAGGCAACTGAAAGTAAAAAAGGATTAGACtgatataaaatattgacatatattAGGAGTAAAAGTACATCAGAGTCGAAGGAGGTATATCAAGATTATAATTGGCACCTGCAAACATGTAGGTATGAGAGAATGACAATATATAATTACTTGCTTCCTTGTGACCAGGAGGCAAACTGCTCTGTAAAACTTGTAAAaagattatattaaaattttaaatctagaGTGGGTACTGCTGGGTCTCCTGATGGGATTTATCAGGCTGTTTTCATTACCATATGCATTGCCAATCGAAGGATATTATaaggaataaattttataaaataataccCTAATTATATGCAAATTCATATGGTAAAGTATGTGACTTGTTATGCTAAATTGCTGATTCTCTAAAAATTACATGAACACAAGTAATTTAGCAAAACATAAACTACATTCACATCAAGTAGCAGTAAGTGGAAGTTCTATTAGAATAGAATGAAATAATACCCCAAAAAGTCTTCTCTTGCTTCGAGCGTCCCATGCAGTTACATAACCCTCATTATCACCAGTAACAAAAGCACCACAGatgctaaaaaaaaacataaaatcagTAAATCTTCAAATTCTAAGACGGTAAGCTATAAATAGGAATACACTTACAGTGGATTGAAAACAATGTCATTCACCGATGCTAGATGATATCTTCCATcctttgattttggatgacaacGGAACATGTAACTGTAATAGAATTTGATACAGCATTTTGTTAGAAAGTTTGATAACAAAGAATTATGCTACACACCCAAAAAGCTTTCTTTCTAGTTCAGGAATACAAAATAACTTGTATGCTCAAGACTTGAACTTTAAGACATATTCTGAGATCTGAAAGCAAACTCATACAATAAAAATCTCTCTATGGCATAGTTATAGTTCTGTATTTCTACCAGTTAGTGAAATTATCCTGCATTTAGTTGACAAACACTTGGTTACATGGAAATCAGAAATTGTTCATCAAATTGGATCTTGAGTAATTCAGACagtaaataatattacacatcCTTTCTTTCCTGCAACTTCTAAGCAATGAAACTGAGCACTAAGAAGTACAGTGCCATTGTAATTCAGAACAcagaaataaagtttttttttttttttttgataagagaACACAGAAATAAAGTATATATAGAGCATTTGACAGTGAAGCTTCTCAAGTTTTGCGTATGAAACTCAGATAAGCACCTGATGATCATATTAATCCGTCACATTTTGCAGAAGCGATATTAATACTTGAGGTAAAATCTCAGGgctataaaattttgaattatggaAAGAGAATTTTTATACTACCAGAAGAAAGCTGGCTAAATGTAGTAGACTAAAAGGAGACCATATTCTAAGTTTCAGACTCTTAGCAAGCAAGCAAGTTCATCATATGctctaagtaataaaaaataattaattaaaatgaaaatattggTCTTCCAGTTGCAATTTGAAAAAAGTAAAGCATATCACTTCCagttgaaatttttgaaagaagTAAAGCATATAACTTACAGAACTGAAGCACTATAATCTGAAAACCGACCTAATGTCATTTGGATTGGATGGATAGGGCATCTCCACTGCTACTCGTCCATCCACTGATCCAACTGCGTATCCTGCAGCAAACAACCCTACTTTAGAAATGTCTAAAAGGTATCATATTGGTGTGGTTGTAAAGTGGATCTAGAAGGGAATCCAGAAAACTTGGTAACCTTAGGCATTGTAAACcctgaattattttttttttttataaagaaggATATGAGGTGTATGCAAATATTCAGTTAGCTGAGATAAATATACCAGTATTTGGTACTTTTGACAGTGACATTGCTTTCCATTGAAGCTGTCTCCAGCCACAGTAACTACAtgatttacaacaaaaaaaagaagctaattaCTGTAATAATACCTTTAGAATAAGGAATCGAGCTGACACATCTAATTCGAATGTTCAACTGTGACTCTTTCGATTGTACCAATTTGTCCAACTTACGCAAGTCATACTCGTGTATTGATGATCCAATGGCTACCAAAAAGTTCAATCCAAAGAGTGACATGGAATCCACCTCTGCACCTAGGTTTCTCAAATACTCAATAGCCTTCGCCGTCCGCATGTCCCAGAATAGTATCTTCTTGTCCAAGCCAGCAGAGATTACTTGACCTACAGTGACCATTAAAAAAGGGATAAGCAACACCGAAGAAGTGATAGATTGAATGATACTACAGGCTTTTCTCATGTCTCACAACCAAGCCACCCATTTAACTTACACTGTTGCCCTTTATATTCCAAGAAATGGAATTAAACACGGGTTGAACCATCCCATAAATAAAGCCACTCCTTTATAACAAGTCTTACATAAATGCAAGAGAAAGCACGTACAAAAATACGTCTTTGAGAAACcggaaaagaaaaatgacttaTTCAACACTAAAAATCACCTAGCAAAATGCTGAAAATTTCCAAGATTGATGGCAAATTAGAACAGTAACTGAAAAACATGTAAAGTTCAAATATTCCATGACCGAAGTTCTGATAGTAGCTTACCTGTCTCATCAGAATATCCAATACTCGTTGCTATATCATCATGATTTCCAATTGTATCATTAATTCCTGAATGCAAGTCATACCTAAAAACAATTTGCCCCAGAATGAGTCCACACATAATGTCTAACCAGCATAACTTTCAATACAACTCAACAATGtagcgaattttttttttttttttaaatctagtGTGCATTTGGCTcattttgctactattcataagttccactgcactttttagtattattcatagatttcactgtactatttcagctaatttttaccttttatctactgtacttttagcaaaaagttttcagtttcaacaaaataaacagatcACAAATAAACCCCTAATGTGATACTTAAAAATGCAGTACAACATTATAGAAAGATAAGGTAACTAACAAACATGAAAAGTAAATGTAGAACAGAATGGCGTTTGGGAATCCCATCAGCCCACATGATAATAAATGACATTAATCAATAAGAAAAGACAGAGTCTGCAAATTACTCACACTCATATATAGTAAGCAGATAGATGCTACTAGCCAAGACTAATGAGGCATGTGTATGAAAGGCCATATAATTTTCACCAAAGATAACTAAGTTACACTAAAGATATGCTAGGTGGTCACAAGTGTGATTGGCAGGTACTCTCCAAGAATGGTGGATgagtttaattgataaaattccatCATGTCTTCTCGTCACATTTCACCACCCTAATTCACTTCCATTTTTCGTGAAATACTCTCTTATTCAACATACATACGTATATATGTGAAGTTTCCTAAAACATGAAAAAGGTGACAATAGAGGCATCAAGACCCTATAAATAAAatcccctttatttatttatttatatattctaCAAAGATAATCAATAGTGTATTAATCTTTTTCCTAATTTGAGTACAAAGAATTCAACCAAAACGCCATCCATACTCttattactatttttctttatattgatCTTTGGATGAAATTAACCAGTGCACCCAGTGTACTACCAATAATTATGCCATGCATCTGACATAGGCAACATTCCCTCACAACTTATGAACTCTTACAGATGTGACCACCTAtatgttgtgacttgtgagagagagaaactatAACATACCAAATGCATGAGATACCCTCTATATCTATACATACTACACCTTATGTATTAGGTATATGCAGTATCTCTCTCACATTATGTAGGCCCTACCTAGCTAATAGCCGAGATACCACCTCTACATGTAAATCCAAGAACCCACATTTATGTGAAAGGAAGGTATATAATAGACGGTGCCCCAAATAATTTAATTGATCCACTGAGTCCTACTCCTATCCCAAACATCTGTGCCCTAATGTATAATataaactaaatttaaattaaaataaaataaaatttccttagtgtgcatttgggaattgttaaaaaaagttttgctttttattctttttgaaaCCGCCTTTTGACTTAAATCTTTTGCAAATTATCTAGGTTTTAGCTTTTTGTAACACAATTAAAGGAAGTACGGACACAGGTATGGTTACGACATAGTAATACAAgcaatttctagaaaattataacatgaaatgACCTATACAACATGGTTACGACACCTTAAATGAAGTGTACGTGCTTTCTAGcaaaaaagttaccaaaaaaaactatattcttttgaaaaataagcAAATACACTACCAGAAATAAGCAATTGGCAATTTGGCGTAATTTAATCAACACCACTAAGTActaaataaaacacaaataaataaaactcaccAAAATTAAACACACCattaacaagtttttttttttttttttttgtgaagtgAATTTCAAAGTAATAAATGAACTTTTAATgccaaaaattaaaaccaaaagcACCTTCTAACGGAGCCATCGGAGGCAGCGGCGAAAGCAACAGACTCGTCGTTGTGGAAACAACAATCTAGAAGCGCAGCCTCGCACGGAGCTTCTAATCTTAGCGCAGATCCAACGGCGTCGTATAATCGAAGACTCTACTCCACACATACACACAGAAAAAACGCAATTATTTCAATTTACAAGCACCAAAAAAATTCACGAAAGAATGAGAAAACAGTGTAATACTCACAGAGTCCCAAGAAGAAATAAGGAGGTTGTTGGATTTCGGAGCGAATCGGATTCTGGAAATGGCGTCTCGGATTTCCAAACCGGTTGTTGTTccgttcattttttttatcgGAACAGTGAACTCGGTGGTCGGTGCTCTGTGGAAATTGAATCTCAGCCGTTGGATCAGGAAAGAGTAGGTGAAATGAAAATCGGAGGTTTTTGAAAGaagatgaatgaatgaatgaaagaGAAAGACAATAGGGAAAAAGTTCCCGCTCAATGTGGAATTATcgaaaaatcaaaatcaaaatcggGTTTGAATTACGAAATTGTCCTCGATTGATGTTGTTTTATactttaatatttattgttggtGAATTGAAATAACAAGTGGATCCGTGGCGCAATGGTAGCGCGTCTGACTCCAGATCAGAAGGTTGCGTGTTCGATTCACGTCGGGTTCaattcccttctttttttctaatttttatatcatttgggcttgggcttgggatATTATAGTGATGGGCTAGGCAGTAATGGACTACAAAGGCTCTTTAGAATGAAAGTAAATACCAACACACCATGATACGAGGCCTCAAAACCCatgaaaaatgtgtgtttttattttttatttttagagcgTTGATTTTGATTGGTTGCATTCTACAAATTTTGGTTCCCTAATTCACTTCcgcattttgttttgttttctttattcttttttaagttGGAACTACAGATTAATACAGGCCATGGGTGCTTGTCAAGTTCCAATTTGGGCCTAATTGACTGTCTTATCCTCAAGGAAGATACCCGTACAAAAACAACCAAAGGATTATAAATTCTATATCATTCAACCAAAGTGTGTTTCCCATGAATCATTAAGACACTGGTAGCTCCATAGCCTAGCACCGGAGAGTAGTGGTGGAATGCTAATATGGTTATTTTACGTAGTATCATTTGTTGAATTTTGATACCACGTACATACGACTAACGTAGTATCATTTGATTCTAAATTCTTTTTCCTCTCCAACACCCTCCCCGTTTTGTGACCAGCTACATGAAATTATACCTTAACTTGCTACGGGTTCATCCCCTGACTATATGCAAAAAGTGCCACACTTTATTGGTCCACAGCTTTTCAGCAAATGGGAGACAGACCATAGTCAATGTGAAAAATTGTCACCCCATTATATAAATTGTACGTTGATACTAGCCATTATAATAAACCCAAACTTCCCCTTGAAATTAATTAGTTCACAATtgccatatttttatttattggtaagTTGTACATTCCCAATAGCCGTTAGGTCTTGAACACACAATCTTACCTAACACAACCTTAGGTTTCACCTTGCTCGTACAAAGAGAACATGTGCTATTTGAGCTAAAAGTCATGGATGatgaaaacccaaaaatatgaCCGCAAGAAAAGAGaggtatgtatatatatatagaactaAGGGTGTCAAATGGGTGAGTTTAGGGTGGACATAATTGGGTTGAGTATGTAAAACTCATTTACTCATTAAAACCCATTTAACTAATTGCTTCTGACCCAAATTCAGcccaacccaattattatgggtaaTTTACGTAAACCCCAACCCACTCAATTATCCAAtcataaaattactaaaatgtcATTAAAGTGAAAATCCCAAGAATATCTTGGATTCCCTTTTCCACTCTTTGGTCTCCATTCttgggattaaaaaaattccacatcAGCACATCCACATCagcaattatattaaaaatccaaataaaaaaaaatatttcttttcttttttattttctctcactttcttggcaaccaaacagtgcaacaaatacaaaaaaatatcatttcaaGCTCAAAACTTTCCTAGAATTTCGAAAGCAACTGTCCTTGAAACAAATAGAAATTCTTTTGAAccaacaaaagacaaaaatgaaCGCATCCTTATTAATTACTCCATTCTTAAATtacccaaatttaaaattaataaaaaaaaaattcaaacccagtTATGGTGTTCGAGCAGTGCTCCGGTGGAGATGACGGCAAGTCGAGTCTGGACTTGGCGATGAGCCTTCACGTTTTGGCGGCGATCTACACAAGTTTAGGGTGGTTCGAGGAGGTGATTCTGGTTATGGAGCGGGCCATTCAAGTTCCGGATCCTCCTAGAGGCGCCGATCACGCACTCGCGGCGTTTTCCGATCGCATGCAACTCGATGACACGTTTTCAGTTGCTTGGACAGGTGGATCACTCAATCGCTTGCTATGAAGAAGGGCTTAAGATCCAAATTGAAGCCTTGGGCGACACCGATCCACGTGTCAATGAAActtgtagatttgaattttcgTGCTTTTGATTTGCTAAATGTAAATCGGATTGCTAATTTGCTATAGAGAAATGTGTTTGTTGTGCCTCATTGTTCTCTATGAGAGCTAGAAGGAGAGCAAGCAAGAggagagagaggtgtttggaagctgagaaaatgaaggaaaatgaaaacacGGAAACgttgaagggtttttttttttttttttaatgggaaggGCTGGTTGAATTTGGGtatattgtttttgggttaaatgggtcCCAATGGGTTTTTAGTTAAAACTCAATAATCACTGGGTCTAATTGAGTTGATGCCCATTTATCCCAACTAATAATTTGGTGAATTTGGGTTCAATTAGAGTGAGTGGGTTTGGGTGGGCAAATGAGTTTGGGCTTACTTTGTCACCCCTAAATAGAACCCAACAATTTGTTAGCAACAAAGTCCTCTCAAGGATTTCAATTGACCTTCATAAAGACATAAACACCATAAACCAACTTTTGTTGGACTCAAGTATTATATAGTTAAAAGCAGGCACACGTAAAATCTAATGTAATTGTGATGAGCAAATACACACATTAGAAATCAAAAtgtgaaaaaacaaaatctaacaTGAATGTGCAATGAACAGATCTGCACCCCAAAGTCATTATAAGCCAAACATCAAATTAGACTACAAATTGTAAAGCATCAAAACTTTCACGCTGTTAAAGCACCACATATTTACAGATATTGGTTCACTA comes from Castanea sativa cultivar Marrone di Chiusa Pesio chromosome 3, ASM4071231v1 and encodes:
- the LOC142629786 gene encoding mitotic checkpoint protein BUB3.3 — its product is MNGTTTGLEIRDAISRIRFAPKSNNLLISSWDSSLRLYDAVGSALRLEAPCEAALLDCCFHNDESVAFAAASDGSVRRYDLHSGINDTIGNHDDIATSIGYSDETGQVISAGLDKKILFWDMRTAKAIEYLRNLGAEVDSMSLFGLNFLVAIGSSIHEYDLRKLDKLVQSKESQLNIRIRCVSSIPYSKGYAVGSVDGRVAVEMPYPSNPNDISYMFRCHPKSKDGRYHLASVNDIVFNPLICGAFVTGDNEGYVTAWDARSKRRLFGLPRLPNSVASLSYNHDGQLLAVASSYTYQEAEEIEEPPQVFIYKIDDSCIRSVSAGSSSRN